From one Gemmatimonadota bacterium genomic stretch:
- a CDS encoding putative toxin-antitoxin system toxin component, PIN family yields the protein MRLIVLDTNVFVSGLRSRLGASHKLLSLVGTGVFELVLSVPLILEYEDAATRPNQQLVFSRAELTEILDHLCSVARQQPIYYLWRPLLPDPKDDLVLEAAVAGACDTIVTFNLRHFRGVARFSIRVQTPGQFLQELGGSG from the coding sequence ATGCGACTCATTGTCCTGGATACGAACGTGTTCGTTTCCGGGCTACGCTCCCGACTTGGAGCTTCGCACAAGCTGCTCAGCCTGGTGGGCACAGGGGTCTTCGAGCTCGTGCTCTCGGTGCCACTCATACTCGAATACGAAGACGCGGCTACGCGCCCGAACCAACAGTTAGTCTTCAGCCGGGCCGAGCTAACCGAGATCTTGGATCACTTGTGCTCTGTCGCCCGCCAGCAACCGATCTACTATCTGTGGCGGCCGCTTCTGCCGGACCCGAAAGATGATCTTGTACTGGAGGCTGCGGTCGCCGGGGCTTGTGACACCATCGTCACGTTCAACCTTCGTCACTTCCGTGGGGTTGCTCGGTTTAGTATCAGGGTACAAACCCCGGGGCAGTTCTTGCAGGAGCTTGGAGGATCAGGATG